The following coding sequences lie in one Aspergillus puulaauensis MK2 DNA, chromosome 3, nearly complete sequence genomic window:
- a CDS encoding sodium:solute symporter family protein (COG:P;~EggNog:ENOG410PH3R;~InterPro:IPR001734,IPR038377,IPR031155;~PFAM:PF00474;~TransMembrane:15 (o15-40i61-82o94-114i135-157o169-187i199-217o260-279i291-317o337-364i400-422o428-451i458-477o497-519i577-597o609-631i);~go_component: GO:0016020 - membrane [Evidence IEA];~go_component: GO:0016021 - integral component of membrane [Evidence IEA];~go_function: GO:0015204 - urea transmembrane transporter activity [Evidence IEA];~go_function: GO:0022857 - transmembrane transporter activity [Evidence IEA];~go_process: GO:0055085 - transmembrane transport [Evidence IEA];~go_process: GO:0071918 - urea transmembrane transport [Evidence IEA]) has product MPENVFQSPAPLSQAVGYGIVVGVGAVFAIGMSLTSWLLSTYMNEIQDSEMFMTAKHSVKAGLTASAVVSSWTIATTLLTSTTYGYRYGVSGPFWYAAAASVQILLFSVAAVELKRKAPNAQTYLQVVKVRYGSAVHLLFTTYSGVYQIITTVNLLVGGSAVFASMTGVSRDAICYLLPIGVVIYTLMGGIKATFITDWVHTVIIYVIMLIALFVFYTTSEQTGSPARVWELLTEAAALHPVAGNADGQYLTMRSQEGGYIGLVFIGAGFAACVDSQLFQKAIAADPRTTSVGYIVGGLSWFTIPFVLASTYGLAAAAMEHLPSWPTFPNRMNEYEVASGLAMPYAAVSLMGNGGAVAVLLMVFMAVTSAMSSETVATTALVTYNVYQAYIKPKASGKQLLYFSHFITVGFAIFCSSIAVAFNHGGFSVDFLITAIGIFVDSAIVPMACTIMWKRQSALAAFIVPPLCSTFGLIAWFCTAYTHHGVVSIETLSSNLPLVAGNMVSLCSPLILTPLATLLKPDNFDWRILNEQIHRGDDEHVTVSGNSPEDAAVLAEQEQRREEENEKSLLTARNRSLFLGLFLTISLVILWPIPMYASSYVFTVPFFTGWVAFLFIWAFLAAGVILVLPIWEGLTEIEMVLNRILGRKVKERSRQTILVPRECLEGEQAVFENQGKDSQEKSKV; this is encoded by the exons ATGCCAGAGAACGTCTTCCAAAGCCCAGCCCCCCTGTCCCAGGCCGTGGGCTAcggcatcgtcgtcggcgtTGGTGCAGTTTTTGCCATCGGGATGTCGCTCACGTCCTGGTTACTGAGTACCTATATGAATGAAATTCAAGACTCGGAGATGTTCATGACTGCTAAACACTCCGTCAAGGCAGGCTTGACTGCCTCTGCGGTAGTTTCGTCCTGGACAATTGCGACCACGCTCCTCACCAGCACGACCTACGGCTATCGGTATGGAGTGTCCGGTCCGTTCTGgtacgctgctgctgcgtcgGTTCAGATTCTGCTTttttctgttgctgctgtcgagCTTAAACGCAAGGCGCCCAATGCGCAGACTTATCTCCAAGTCGTCAAAGTGCGGTATGGTAGTGCGGTTCATCTTCTTTTTACGACGTACTCTGGTGTGTACCAAATCATAACGACGGTGAATCTCCTTGTCGGGGGTTCGGCGGTCTTTGCGTCTATGACTGGTGTGAGTCGGGATGCGATTTGTTATCTGCTGCCTATCGGCGTGGTTATTTATACCTTAATGGGCGGGATCAAGGCTACTTTTATCACGGACTGG GTCCACACCGTCATCATCTATGTCATTATGCTCATCGCGCTGTTCGTCTTCTACACGACCTCCGAGCAAACCGGCTCACCAGCTCGAGTATGGGAGCTCCTAACAGAAGCCGCAGCACTCCATCCAGTTGCAGGAAACGCAGACGGACAATATCTCACAATGAGATCGCAGGAAGGCGGATACATCGGGCTGGTATTCATTGGGGCAGGATTCGCCGCCTGTGTTGACAGCCAGCTATTCCAGAAGGCGATTGCCGCAGACCCGCGCACGACATCCGTGGGCTATATCGTCGGTGGTTTGTCGTGGTTCACTATCCCATTTGTACTGGCCAGCACGTACGGCCTCGCCGCTGCAGCCATGGAACATCTTCCCAGCTGGCCAACGTTTCCCAACCGAATGAACGAGTATGAAGTAGCCTCAGGTCTCGCGATGCCATATGCTGCTGTATCGCTCATGGGCAATGGTGGTGCAGTTGCTGTGCTACTTATGGTCTTCATGGCCGTTACAAGCGCCATGTCTTCTGAAACAGTTGCCACAACGGCACTGGTGACCTATAATGTCTACCAGGCGTACATCAAACCAAAGGCTTCTGGTAAACAGCTCCTCTACTTTTCCCACTTCATCACAGTTGGATTTGCTATCTTCTGCTCGTCCATCGCAGTCGCATTTAACCACGGCGGATTCAGCGTCGACTTCCTCATAACCGCCATCGGGATCTTCGTCGACAGTGCTATCGTTCCCATGGCATGCACTATCATGTGGAAGAGGCAGTCCGCCCTGGCGGCGTTTATTGTCCCCCCATTGTGCTCTACCTTCGGCCTGATTGCCTGGTTCTGCACTGCCTATACCCACCATGGAGTCGTCAGTATCGAGACGCTTAGCTCGAATCTCCCTCTTGTGGCTGGGAATATGGTCTCGCTCTGTTCGCCGCTGATACTCACCCCGCTAGCTACATTGCTCAAACCTGATAATTTCGACTGGCGAATCCTGAATGAGCAAATCCAccgcggcgacgacgagcacGTCACAGTATCCGGTAATAGCCCCGAAGACGCAGCCGTACTCGCTGAACAAGAGCaaagaagggaagaagagaatgaaAAGTCCCTCCTTACAGCGCGGAATCGCTCGCTCTTCCTTGGGCTGTTTCTGACCATCTCGCTGGTGATTCTGTGGCCAATCCCGATGTATGCGTCGAGTTATGTATTCACTGTTCCGTTCTTCACGGGGTGGGTTGCTTTCTTGTTTATCTGGGCGTTTCTGGCGGCGGGTGTTATTTTGGTTTTGCCCATCTGGGAGGGTCTTACGGAGATCGAGATGGTTCTGAATAGAATCCTAGGGAGGAAGGTCAAGGAGAGGAGTAGACAGACTATACTGGTTCCCAGAGAATGTTTGGAGGGTGAGCAGGCCGTCTTTGAGAATCAGGGAAAAGACTCACAGGAAAAGAGTAAGGTTTGA
- a CDS encoding uncharacterized protein (COG:Q;~EggNog:ENOG410Q2NF;~InterPro:IPR001613,IPR006175,IPR036188,IPR002937, IPR035959;~PFAM:PF01042,PF13450,PF01593;~go_function: GO:0016491 - oxidoreductase activity [Evidence IEA];~go_process: GO:0055114 - oxidation-reduction process [Evidence IEA]), whose protein sequence is MTRIETLDLVNTTTAYYAPATIAPQNSQVIHIAGQPGSTANGTVPADYESQIHLALLNLRKILIVAGASVKDILKLTVYIVNYDPNRRLHTRHIQRFLGGHRPAITLVPVQQLAAPGWLFEVDAVVTRPVPAQVPRLLTGTTRREDVDVIIVGAGLAGLSAASELQRAGLSFIILEARDRVGGKTWSQAVPGDENAIVDLGAAWMNGVNQSKVYNLAKEFGAEILEQNTTGLCVLQDASGDCSTFTYGDLPKFNAATAQDVARIRDMIEADCHTLDPARPQNTEWDSMTFEAYLRSREASTESLATATVWTRAMLGQDPRDISALYFLTYCKSGGGLLQMRSDREGGGQHLRIRQGMQSIAIGIAESLPKDSVRLSSPVSSISQEGSSGVEVVTADQKTLRARKAIVTVPSPVLNTISFSPKLPAPKQLWAESSTYGYYTKAMMIFRRPFWVEKGYCGLIQSFTGPASVIRDTSSLPDKKYVLTCFMSGDPGRAWAALPTGQRERALVHQIGKLFEAETEAASGFVDMVTYEWVNDAYSGWGCPCIALTPGVLDTVGGAVREPAGNLHFAGTETAVRWKGYMEGAIESGERAGAEVVKGLSSTARL, encoded by the exons ATGACGCGCATTGAAACActcgacctcgtcaacaCCACAACAGCCTACTATGCACCGGCAACAATAGCACCACAAAACTCCCAAGTAATTCATATCGCCGGCCAGCCAGGGAGTACAGCAAATGGCACAGTACCGGCAGACTACGAGTCCCAAATCCACCTGGCCCTCCTGAACCTTCGCAAGATCCTGATCGTTGCCGGGGCGTCTGTTAAGGACATCCTCAAACTCACAGTGTATATCGTGAACTATGATCCAAACCGACGTCTTCATACAAGACATATCCAGAGGTTTCTAGGTGGACATCGTCCAGCTATCACGCTTGTGCCGGTTCAGCAGCTGGCCGCTCCAGGATGGTTATTTGAGGTCGATGCTGTTGTCACTCGCCCAGTTCCTGCCCAGGTACCCCGTCTATTGACTGGCACAACCCGCCGAGAAGACGTCGATGTGATTATAGTCGGCGCTGGACTGGCCGGTCTCAGCGCTGCTTCGGAGCTCCAACGAGCGGGCTTGTCCTTCATTATCTTGGAAGCAAGAGACCGCGTTGGCGGCAAGACCTGGTCACAGGCTGTTCCTGGAGACGAGAATGCGATTGTTGACCTGGGAGCAGCGTGGATGAACGGCGTCAACCAGTCCAAGGTTTACAATCTGGCTAAGGAATTCGGGGCCGAGATTCTGGAGCAGAATACCACCGGCCTGTGCGTCTTGCAGGATGCAAGTGGTGATTGTTCCACCTTTACTTACGGTGACCTACCCAAG TTCAATGCTGCAACTGCGCAAGACGTCGCCCGAATCCGCGACATGATCGAGGCAGATTGCCACACTCTGGACCCTGCCAGGCCCCAGAATACAGAGTGGGACTCAATGACTTTCGAAGCGTACCTGCGTTCTCGCGAAGCCAGTACAGAGAGTCTCGCAACAGCTACTGTTTGGACAAGAGCCATGCTGGGGCAGGATCCACGGGATATTTCGGCCCTGTATTTCCTCACGTACTGCAAGTCCGGCGGTGGGTTACTGCAGATGCGATCTGATCGAGAGGGTGGAGGGCAGCATCTGCGTATACGCCAGGGTATGCAAAGTATTGCTATAGGGATTGCGGAGTCTCTCCCTAAGGATAGTGTTCGACTATCCAGTCCCGTTAGCAGTATCTCACAGGAAGGATCTTCAGGTGTTGAAGTTGTCACGGCTGATCAAAAGACACTGCGAGCGCGAAAGGCAATAGTTACAGTTCCCAGTCCTGTTCTTAACACCATCTCTTTCTCGCCAAAGCTGCCGGCCCCAAAGCAGTTGTGGGCTGAGTCGTCAACATATGGCTACTACACTAAAGCTATGATGATCTTCCGCAGGCCATTCTGGGTTGAAAAGGGTTACTGCGGGCTTATCCAGTCATTCACCGGACCGGCATCAGTAATTCGCGATACAAGTAGTCTGCCTGACAAGAAATACGTGCTGACCTGCTTCATGTCCGGCGACCCAGGTCGTGCCTGGGCAGCCCTTCCAACCGGACAACGGGAAAGAGCGCTCGTGCATCAGATTGGGAAGCTGTTTGAAGCTGAGACTGAAGCAGCGAGTGGGTTTGTGGATATGGTTACCTACGAATGGGTGAATGATGCGTACTCCGGATGGGGATGTCCGTGTATTGCGCTGACGCCTGGCGTGCTTGATACTGTTGGTGGCGCTGTTAGAGAGCCAGCTGGGAATCTGCATTTCGCTGGAACGGAGACGGCAGTGAGGTGGAAGGGGTATATGGAGGGGGCAATTGAGAGTGGTGAGCGCGCTGGTGCTGAGGTTGTGAAGGGGTTGTCGAGTACTGCGCGGTTGTAG
- a CDS encoding uncharacterized protein (COG:S;~EggNog:ENOG410PNN3;~InterPro:IPR011330,IPR005501;~PFAM:PF03746;~go_function: GO:0003824 - catalytic activity [Evidence IEA];~go_process: GO:0005975 - carbohydrate metabolic process [Evidence IEA]) produces the protein MAPTARKALINVDMGEAYGNYICGPDKELLPMIDHANIACGFHAGDPLIMAETVALCKAHGVKIGAHPGLPDVQGFGRREMKLTPEEHTANIIYQVGALKAFLDREGVEMHHVKPHGILYGMMVRDIEVSRAVWAGVPKGMRVFGLAGTYMESTAQEAGLEFWAEYFGDVNYREDGTLIVDRKKKPWKTEDVRKHVSKQLYESRVVAVTGTEVDLPVKDFPISICCHSDSPGCVEIVKATREVADLFNSEKGF, from the exons ATGGCACCAACCGCACGAAAAGCATTGATCAACGTAGACATGGGAGAGGCCTATGGCAACTACATCTGCGGTCCGGATAAAGAACTCCTCCCCATGATCGACCACGCCAACATCGCCTGTGGTTTCCA CGCCGGCGACCCCCTCATCATGGCAGAAACCGTCGCACTCTGCAAAGCCCACGGCGTCAAGATCGGCGCCCACCCCGGCCTCCCCGACGTCCAAGGCTTCGGTCGACGCGAGATGAAGCTCACCCCGGAAGAGCACACAGCAAATATTATATACCAAGTCGGGGCTCTCAAGGCATTCCTCGACCGCGAGGGCGTGGAGATGCACCACGTCAAGCCGCACGGGATCCTGTACGGGATGATGGTCAGGGACATTGAGGTATCCCGGGCCGTCTGGGCGGGCGTTCCAAAGGGGATGCGGGTGTTTGGACTTGCTGGGACGTATATGGAGAGTACAGCGCAAGAAGCCGGGCTGGAGTTCTGGGCGGAGTACTTTGGGGATGTTAATTATCGAGAGGATGGGACGTTGATTGTGgatcggaagaagaagccgtgGAAGACAGAGGATGTTAGGAAGCATGTTAGCAAGCAGCTGTATGAGAGTCGCGTTGTTGCTGTTACTGGTACGGAGGTTGATCTACCTGTGAAGGACTTTCCCATATCGATTTGCTGTCACTCGGACTCGCCTGGCTGCGTGGAGATTGTGAAGGCGACGAGGGAGGTAGCGGATCTGTTCAACAGTGAAAAGGGATTCTAG